In a single window of the Sediminicoccus sp. KRV36 genome:
- a CDS encoding GntR family transcriptional regulator, whose protein sequence is MNIETPVWRQVRAAIVAEIAAGEFPPGTPLPAEKLLAERFACAIGTIRRATDGLVTEGVLIRQQGRGTFVAEHTTERSFRFFHLRGPDGIAELPRTEFLDFTRRNADAEQAAALGMAPGAPLLRARHLQHLAGRPAMLEKLWLPEALFPDLDGPRFAGRPGTVYDLYQREFGISVTRIDERLRAALPSPRTAARLGLRGGEPALFIQRIAFAVDGKPVELRLAWADTRELAYFNSRA, encoded by the coding sequence ATGAATATCGAAACACCCGTCTGGCGCCAGGTGCGCGCCGCCATCGTGGCCGAAATCGCCGCCGGGGAATTCCCCCCCGGCACGCCCCTGCCGGCCGAAAAGCTGTTGGCCGAACGCTTCGCCTGCGCCATCGGGACAATCCGCCGTGCGACAGATGGGCTGGTGACCGAGGGCGTGCTGATCCGCCAGCAGGGCCGTGGCACCTTCGTGGCCGAGCATACCACCGAGCGCAGCTTCCGCTTCTTCCATCTGCGCGGCCCGGACGGGATCGCGGAGTTGCCGCGCACCGAGTTCCTGGACTTCACTCGCCGCAACGCCGATGCGGAGCAGGCGGCGGCTCTCGGCATGGCGCCGGGTGCGCCGCTGTTGCGGGCGCGGCACCTTCAGCACCTGGCGGGCCGGCCGGCCATGCTGGAAAAGCTCTGGCTGCCCGAGGCGCTGTTCCCCGACCTCGATGGCCCACGCTTCGCTGGCCGCCCCGGCACGGTCTATGACCTGTATCAGCGGGAATTCGGCATCAGCGTGACGCGCATTGACGAGCGGTTGCGCGCCGCCCTCCCCTCGCCGCGCACCGCCGCCCGGCTGGGGCTGCGCGGTGGCGAGCCCGCGCTGTTCATCCAGCGCATCGCCTTCGCCGTGGATGGCAAGCCGGTGGAGCTGCGCCTGGCCTGGGCCGATACACGCGAACTGGCCTACTTCAACAGCCGCGCCTGA
- a CDS encoding UxaA family hydrolase, whose translation MTIHFVVHDEGDSVGVVVVEGLTASNRINGWIMDQDKMIEFDAKSDIPIGHKLAIKAIKAGDTIFKYGIDIGKAIADIAPGEHLHVHNVKTKRW comes from the coding sequence ATGACGATCCATTTCGTCGTGCATGACGAAGGTGATTCCGTGGGAGTCGTGGTGGTTGAGGGCCTGACGGCCAGCAACCGCATCAACGGCTGGATCATGGACCAGGACAAGATGATCGAGTTCGACGCGAAGTCGGACATCCCCATCGGCCACAAGCTCGCCATCAAGGCGATCAAGGCCGGCGACACGATCTTCAAATATGGCATCGATATCGGCAAGGCCATCGCCGACATCGCGCCGGGCGAGCATCTGCACGTCCATAACGTCAAGACGAAGCGCTGGTAG
- a CDS encoding UxaA family hydrolase translates to MAMDLKGSSFEGWRRENGRMGVRNHVIILPVDDLSNAAAQAVANNIQGAMAIPHAYGRLQFGADLDLHFRTLIGTGCNPNVAAVVVIGIEPGWTGKIVEGIALSGKPVEGFAIEQNGDINTIASASRAAYRMVKHASKLKKVKAPLVDLWVSTKCGESDTTSGLASCPTVGNAFDKLWEAGHTLVFGETTELTGGEHLVAARCKTPEIREKFMAMFDRYQRVIEVNKTSDLSDSQPTKGNIEGGLTTIEEKALGNITKIGKKCTVDGVLDKAEEPTGPGLWFMDSSSAAAEMVTLCAASGYAVHFFPTGQGNVIGNPILPVIKLTANPRTQRTMSEHVDVDVTGLLQKRINMDEAGEALLDCMLRTADGELTAAELLGHREFSLTRLYESA, encoded by the coding sequence ATGGCAATGGACCTGAAAGGCTCCTCCTTCGAAGGCTGGCGCCGCGAGAATGGCCGGATGGGCGTGCGCAACCACGTCATCATCCTGCCCGTGGATGATCTCTCCAACGCCGCCGCCCAGGCGGTCGCGAACAACATCCAGGGGGCGATGGCGATTCCGCACGCCTATGGCCGCCTGCAATTCGGCGCCGACCTGGATCTGCATTTCCGCACGCTGATCGGCACCGGCTGCAACCCCAATGTGGCGGCCGTCGTCGTCATCGGGATCGAGCCCGGCTGGACCGGCAAGATCGTCGAGGGCATCGCGCTGAGCGGCAAGCCTGTCGAGGGTTTCGCCATCGAGCAGAATGGCGACATCAACACCATCGCCTCCGCCTCGCGCGCCGCTTATCGCATGGTGAAGCACGCTTCCAAGCTGAAGAAGGTGAAGGCGCCGCTGGTGGACCTCTGGGTTTCCACCAAATGCGGCGAGAGCGACACGACCTCGGGCCTCGCTTCCTGCCCGACCGTGGGCAACGCCTTCGACAAGCTCTGGGAAGCCGGCCACACGCTGGTCTTCGGCGAAACCACCGAACTCACCGGTGGCGAGCATCTGGTGGCCGCGCGCTGCAAGACTCCCGAAATCCGCGAGAAGTTCATGGCGATGTTTGATCGCTATCAGCGCGTCATCGAAGTGAACAAGACCTCCGACCTGTCCGACAGCCAGCCCACCAAGGGCAATATCGAGGGTGGCCTCACCACCATCGAGGAAAAGGCCCTCGGCAACATCACGAAGATCGGCAAGAAGTGCACGGTGGATGGTGTGCTGGACAAGGCGGAGGAGCCGACCGGCCCCGGGCTGTGGTTCATGGACTCCTCCTCGGCCGCGGCCGAGATGGTCACGCTGTGCGCCGCTTCCGGCTATGCGGTGCATTTCTTCCCGACGGGCCAGGGCAATGTCATCGGCAACCCGATCCTGCCGGTGATCAAGCTGACCGCCAATCCGCGCACGCAGCGTACCATGAGCGAACACGTGGATGTGGACGTGACCGGCCTGCTGCAAAAGCGGATCAACATGGATGAAGCCGGCGAGGCGCTGCTCGACTGCATGCTGCGCACCGCGGATGGCGAACTGACGGCGGCCGAGCTTCTGGGCCACCGTGAATTCTCGCTCACGCGCCTCTACGAAAGCGCGTGA
- a CDS encoding MFS transporter gives MKPEGRYFGWRVVWAAFTIAIFAWGIGFYGPGIFLQALHDRHGWSVSVISAAITTHFLLGALLVARFPAVEARLGITRVVLLGAVLTAMGMLGWSSATQPWHLFAAAIFSGGGWALTSGASINAMLTPWFDGRRPAAIALAFNGASMGGVIFAPLWALLITQWGFPLAGAGIALTTLVVMAALALLVLRHTPRSLGQTPDPPAPRIATAPLAPSLPPGRGIWRDAAFVRLCAGFSLGAAALVGMLAHLFSLLAPTLGAFGAGLGLSLITICAVIGRTLLGWALPAGADRRRAGAWNFAIQALGTLILLVALGVSAPLLLAGCVVVGLTVGNMLSLPPMIAQAEFTRADVGRVVALVTAVNQAVYALTPGGFGLLRDLTGSGAAVLIAAALLQVASALILFRR, from the coding sequence GTGAAGCCAGAAGGGCGATATTTTGGCTGGCGCGTCGTCTGGGCCGCCTTCACCATCGCCATCTTCGCCTGGGGCATCGGCTTCTACGGGCCGGGCATTTTTCTTCAGGCGCTGCATGACCGGCATGGCTGGTCCGTCTCGGTCATCTCGGCCGCCATCACCACGCATTTTCTGTTGGGCGCCCTGCTTGTCGCGCGATTTCCGGCGGTGGAGGCGCGGCTTGGCATCACGCGCGTGGTGCTGCTGGGCGCGGTGCTGACCGCGATGGGCATGCTGGGCTGGTCCTCGGCCACGCAGCCCTGGCACCTCTTCGCGGCCGCCATTTTCAGCGGAGGCGGCTGGGCATTGACCAGTGGCGCTTCGATCAACGCCATGCTCACCCCCTGGTTTGACGGCCGGCGGCCGGCCGCCATCGCGCTCGCCTTCAACGGCGCCAGCATGGGCGGCGTGATCTTCGCGCCGCTCTGGGCGCTGCTCATCACCCAATGGGGGTTTCCGCTGGCCGGCGCGGGCATCGCGCTGACGACGCTGGTGGTGATGGCAGCCCTGGCGCTGCTCGTGCTGCGCCACACGCCGCGCAGCCTGGGCCAGACGCCCGACCCGCCGGCCCCTCGCATCGCCACAGCCCCGCTGGCACCAAGTCTTCCGCCTGGCCGGGGCATCTGGCGGGATGCAGCCTTTGTGCGGCTCTGCGCCGGTTTCAGCCTGGGTGCCGCGGCGCTGGTGGGCATGCTGGCGCATCTCTTTTCCCTGCTGGCGCCGACGCTGGGCGCCTTCGGCGCCGGGCTTGGGCTCAGCCTGATCACCATCTGCGCGGTCATCGGCCGCACGCTGCTGGGATGGGCCTTGCCGGCGGGGGCGGATCGCCGCCGCGCGGGGGCCTGGAATTTCGCGATCCAGGCGCTGGGCACGCTGATCCTGCTGGTGGCACTGGGCGTCAGCGCGCCGCTTCTGCTGGCGGGCTGCGTGGTGGTGGGGCTCACTGTCGGGAACATGCTCTCTCTGCCGCCGATGATCGCGCAGGCCGAGTTCACCCGCGCCGATGTCGGCCGCGTCGTCGCACTCGTCACCGCGGTGAACCAGGCGGTCTATGCGCTGACGCCGGGCGGCTTCGGGCTGCTGCGGGACCTCACTGGCTCAGGGGCGGCGGTGCTGATCGCGGCGGCCTTGCTCCAGGTCGCTTCGGCACTCATCCTGTTCCGGCGATAG
- the lysA gene encoding diaminopimelate decarboxylase: protein MAAPAPLLDSPDPSFGDLLAARPALAMDPIAGLMVEEVPLARIADVVGTPTWVYSATTLRRRARALVTALADAGLDASIHFATKSNPALAVVNLLHQEGLGADVVSEGELRAALAAGVPAGEIVFSGVGKTEREMRLALAEDILQLNIESAEEAEMLSAVAASMGKRARCALRVNPDVDAKTHAKITTGLTENKFGVPIAMAPALYAKMCALPGLEPVGLTVHIGSQIAQGVASYFAAYQRLGQLVRELRAAGHPVLRVDCGGGLGIPYRDETPGSPAALAGAIKAGLGDLGVKIMLEPGRWICGPAGVLLTRVIVEKQATTRRFIIVDAAMNDLLRPAMYEAWHGILPVSARAFQAPLSPADVVGPVCESSDTFTKGRDLPALPPNSLMTFLDAGAYGASMSSTYNARPLAAEVMVEGSRFAVIRDRQSHAALLEGQRLPDWAT, encoded by the coding sequence ATGGCCGCACCCGCCCCCCTCCTCGACAGCCCCGACCCCTCCTTCGGGGACCTTCTGGCCGCCCGCCCGGCCCTCGCGATGGACCCCATCGCCGGGCTCATGGTCGAGGAGGTTCCCCTCGCCCGGATCGCCGATGTCGTCGGCACGCCGACCTGGGTCTATTCCGCCACCACACTGCGCCGCCGCGCCCGCGCCCTGGTGACGGCTCTGGCTGATGCCGGGTTGGATGCCTCCATCCATTTCGCGACCAAATCCAACCCGGCTTTGGCCGTCGTGAACCTGCTGCATCAGGAGGGCCTCGGCGCCGATGTGGTGAGCGAGGGCGAATTGCGCGCCGCATTGGCGGCTGGCGTTCCGGCCGGGGAGATCGTCTTTTCCGGCGTGGGCAAGACGGAGCGCGAAATGCGCCTGGCCCTGGCCGAGGATATCCTGCAGCTCAACATCGAATCCGCCGAGGAGGCGGAGATGTTGAGCGCCGTGGCTGCCTCCATGGGCAAGCGCGCCCGCTGCGCGCTGCGCGTGAACCCCGATGTGGATGCGAAGACCCACGCCAAGATCACCACCGGCCTGACGGAAAACAAGTTCGGCGTGCCCATCGCGATGGCGCCCGCGCTCTACGCGAAGATGTGCGCGCTGCCGGGCCTCGAACCTGTCGGCCTGACGGTGCATATCGGCAGCCAGATCGCCCAGGGGGTCGCGTCCTATTTCGCGGCCTATCAGCGCCTGGGACAATTGGTGCGGGAGTTGCGCGCGGCCGGGCATCCGGTGCTGCGGGTGGATTGCGGCGGCGGCCTCGGCATCCCCTACCGGGATGAGACGCCGGGCTCGCCCGCCGCCCTGGCGGGTGCCATCAAGGCGGGGCTGGGTGATCTTGGCGTGAAGATCATGCTGGAGCCGGGCCGTTGGATCTGTGGGCCGGCGGGCGTGCTTCTCACGCGTGTCATTGTTGAGAAGCAGGCGACCACGCGGCGTTTCATCATCGTGGATGCGGCGATGAATGACCTGCTGCGCCCCGCCATGTATGAGGCTTGGCACGGCATTCTGCCGGTTTCGGCGCGGGCCTTCCAGGCGCCGCTTTCGCCGGCAGATGTGGTCGGCCCTGTCTGCGAAAGCAGCGATACCTTCACCAAGGGCCGCGATCTGCCAGCCCTGCCCCCCAATTCGCTGATGACTTTTCTGGATGCCGGCGCCTACGGTGCCTCGATGAGCAGCACCTATAATGCCCGCCCGCTGGCGGCCGAGGTGATGGTGGAAGGAAGCCGTTTCGCGGTGATCCGTGACCGCCAATCCCATGCGGCCCTGCTGGAAGGCCAGCGCTTGCCGGATTGGGCCACATGA
- a CDS encoding TIGR02302 family protein — MTAGGPGLGGLSRKRALARAALWWEATWPALWPPLGVLGLWGIFALLGLPALLPGWLHGLILLGFLAALGLAARRGFTQFRAPDDAAVDRRLERETGLKHRPLATLQDQPATREPEALALWDAHQARMRRLVTRLRVGTPRPGLAARDPHALRAAVLIAFSAVLVVAGADAPALLARSLVPNFGTVAPPAPLRFEAWVTPPTYTGAPPIFLPALGGNATIPAGSRLQVAIAGGIGAAPEITGLPGVGFEALGAGSHTAQAVMQQGARVTIRREGTEIVTWNLAVQADAPPIAAFTEVPARSPRGLALRLPWRTEDDWGVVALRAEFRLAARPDTAPISLDMTLPSAAPKQARGLAQPDLSAHPWAGLPVVLRLTARDGADQEGVSEEIALTLPERSFNHPVARAMIEIRKALSLDPTARLDAMRELDRLTQAPDAFEHDSGTLLALRTTRGQLQRDRRPEAIAEVQELLWEAALALEEGRDTRTARALAEAQRQLREAMNEAERTPNAENQQQRSEVERRIEQLREAIRRHLEAMAERLQRENAEALPYDPQQRMLDQRDMDRRTRRMEEANRQNRMEDAQRELAELEEMLRALQEGRVARSESPERQRQRERGQQQMGAVQDMVRRQGEMVDQGGRRAEQQEQRAAQQRRQNQPWNQRPNAPGQTSPEQNQQAEQEAQRQQQADARRQRALRRALGELMQQQGDLTGEVPEALGQADQAMREAMEALGEGRDARPAQQEAMRRLQEGGRQMAQQMQRQFGQGQGEGEGEGEDDSMGEMEMGGDGPDGQQQLGEGRDPLGRRARENTGNADNGSDTRVPDEAELLRTRRLQDELRRRGAERERPAEELDYIDRLLRRF, encoded by the coding sequence ATGACGGCTGGCGGCCCTGGCCTGGGGGGGCTTTCCCGCAAACGCGCCCTTGCCCGGGCCGCGCTGTGGTGGGAGGCAACCTGGCCGGCGCTCTGGCCGCCACTTGGCGTGCTTGGCCTGTGGGGAATTTTCGCGCTGCTCGGATTGCCGGCGCTCCTGCCGGGCTGGTTGCATGGGCTGATCCTCCTGGGCTTCCTGGCTGCGTTGGGGCTGGCCGCCCGGCGGGGTTTCACGCAGTTCCGGGCACCTGACGATGCCGCCGTGGATCGCCGGCTGGAACGGGAGACCGGGCTGAAGCATCGCCCGTTGGCTACCCTGCAGGACCAACCCGCCACGCGGGAGCCGGAGGCGCTGGCGCTGTGGGACGCGCATCAGGCCCGGATGCGACGCCTCGTGACCAGGCTGCGCGTCGGCACGCCCAGGCCTGGCCTCGCCGCGCGTGATCCGCATGCGCTGCGCGCCGCGGTTCTCATCGCTTTCTCGGCCGTGCTGGTGGTGGCGGGCGCCGATGCCCCGGCCCTTCTGGCGCGCAGCCTGGTGCCGAACTTCGGCACGGTGGCGCCGCCCGCCCCGCTGCGCTTCGAAGCCTGGGTGACCCCGCCCACCTATACCGGCGCACCACCCATCTTCCTGCCCGCCCTGGGTGGCAACGCCACCATCCCGGCCGGCAGCCGCCTGCAAGTCGCCATCGCCGGGGGAATTGGCGCCGCGCCTGAGATCACCGGCCTGCCGGGCGTCGGCTTCGAGGCGCTGGGGGCAGGCAGCCATACGGCCCAGGCCGTGATGCAGCAGGGTGCGCGCGTCACCATCCGCCGCGAAGGGACCGAGATCGTCACCTGGAACCTCGCGGTGCAGGCCGATGCACCGCCCATCGCAGCCTTCACCGAGGTGCCGGCGCGGTCGCCCCGTGGCCTGGCGCTGCGGCTGCCCTGGCGGACCGAGGATGATTGGGGTGTCGTGGCGCTGCGCGCCGAGTTCCGGCTGGCGGCGCGGCCCGATACGGCGCCGATCAGCCTCGACATGACGCTGCCCTCGGCCGCGCCGAAGCAGGCGCGTGGCCTGGCGCAGCCTGATCTCTCCGCCCATCCCTGGGCCGGCCTGCCCGTCGTGCTGCGCCTCACCGCGCGCGATGGCGCCGATCAGGAAGGCGTCTCCGAGGAAATCGCGCTCACCCTGCCGGAGCGCAGCTTCAATCACCCGGTGGCGCGCGCCATGATCGAGATCCGCAAGGCGCTCTCGCTCGATCCGACGGCGCGCCTCGATGCCATGCGGGAGCTGGATCGGCTGACCCAGGCGCCCGATGCCTTTGAGCATGACAGCGGCACCTTGCTCGCGCTGCGGACCACGCGCGGCCAATTGCAGCGGGACCGCCGGCCGGAAGCGATCGCCGAGGTCCAGGAGCTCCTCTGGGAGGCTGCCCTGGCCCTGGAGGAAGGCCGCGATACCCGCACCGCCCGCGCCCTGGCCGAAGCCCAGCGCCAATTGCGCGAGGCGATGAACGAAGCCGAACGCACGCCAAACGCCGAAAACCAGCAGCAGCGCAGCGAGGTTGAGCGCCGCATCGAGCAATTGCGGGAGGCGATCCGCCGCCACCTCGAAGCCATGGCCGAGCGGCTGCAACGCGAAAACGCCGAAGCCCTGCCCTATGATCCGCAGCAGCGCATGCTCGATCAGCGCGACATGGACCGCCGCACCCGCCGCATGGAGGAAGCCAACCGCCAGAACCGCATGGAGGACGCCCAGCGCGAATTGGCCGAGCTGGAGGAAATGCTGCGCGCCTTGCAGGAAGGCCGCGTGGCCCGCAGCGAATCCCCCGAGCGGCAACGCCAGCGGGAGCGCGGCCAGCAGCAGATGGGCGCCGTGCAGGACATGGTACGCCGGCAGGGCGAGATGGTGGACCAGGGCGGGCGCCGGGCGGAGCAGCAGGAACAGCGGGCCGCCCAGCAGCGCCGGCAGAACCAGCCCTGGAACCAGCGCCCCAACGCTCCGGGGCAAACCTCACCCGAGCAGAACCAGCAGGCCGAGCAGGAGGCCCAACGCCAGCAGCAGGCCGATGCCCGCCGCCAGCGCGCCTTGCGCCGTGCCCTGGGCGAACTCATGCAGCAGCAGGGTGACCTGACCGGCGAGGTTCCCGAGGCCCTGGGCCAGGCCGACCAGGCCATGCGCGAGGCGATGGAAGCCCTGGGCGAAGGCCGGGATGCCCGGCCCGCCCAGCAGGAGGCGATGCGGCGCCTGCAGGAGGGCGGCCGCCAGATGGCCCAGCAAATGCAACGCCAATTCGGCCAGGGCCAGGGGGAAGGCGAGGGCGAAGGCGAAGACGACAGCATGGGCGAGATGGAAATGGGCGGCGACGGCCCAGATGGCCAGCAACAGCTGGGCGAAGGCCGCGATCCGCTCGGGCGCCGTGCGCGTGAAAATACCGGCAATGCCGATAATGGCAGCGATACCCGCGTGCCGGATGAAGCCGAATTGCTGCGCACCCGCCGCCTGCAGGATGAATTGCGGCGCCGTGGCGCCGAACGAGAGCGCCCCGCCGAAGAACTGGATTACATCGACCGGCTGTTGCGGCGCTTCTGA
- a CDS encoding HAD-IA family hydrolase — MSGARGVNIAAILFDCDGVLADSEGLSNAIVAEEVSLLGWALDAEAAHRAFLGLSLPDMRPLIEQRLGQLPHGWEAALRARIARELEAALQPIPGARAALEAGAAAGLPMAVCSNSGRDELAMKLRVLGFDHFFAGRVFTFQDVPRAKPAPDLYLAAAAACGVAPADCLVVEDSPAGVAAGLAAGCRVVSLVPGMNVPFLAEFSRLLEA, encoded by the coding sequence ATGAGCGGCGCGCGTGGCGTGAACATCGCGGCCATCCTGTTTGATTGCGACGGCGTCCTGGCCGATAGCGAGGGCCTGTCCAATGCGATCGTCGCCGAGGAAGTCAGCCTCCTGGGCTGGGCGCTTGATGCCGAAGCGGCGCATCGGGCCTTCCTCGGCCTCTCCCTGCCCGATATGCGGCCCCTCATCGAGCAGCGCCTGGGGCAATTGCCGCATGGTTGGGAAGCCGCCCTGCGGGCGAGGATCGCGCGCGAGCTGGAGGCGGCGTTGCAGCCCATCCCGGGCGCCCGGGCTGCGCTCGAGGCCGGTGCCGCGGCCGGATTGCCCATGGCGGTATGCTCCAATTCAGGCCGGGATGAACTGGCGATGAAGCTCCGCGTCCTGGGTTTCGATCATTTCTTCGCCGGCCGCGTCTTCACCTTTCAAGATGTGCCGCGCGCCAAGCCCGCACCCGATCTTTACCTGGCAGCGGCCGCGGCTTGCGGCGTGGCGCCGGCTGATTGTCTGGTGGTGGAGGATAGTCCGGCCGGCGTGGCTGCCGGGCTTGCCGCGGGGTGTCGTGTGGTCAGCCTGGTGCCGGGGATGAACGTGCCCTTCCTGGCTGAGTTCTCTCGCCTTCTGGAAGCCTGA
- the hemH gene encoding ferrochelatase, translating into MRPFLVNLFSDPAILRVPGFVRPWLAKLIAWRRTKPAQENYAVLGGKSPLRELTEEQGRHLETLLHQRDPGTDYRCFVAMRYWHPMSDEAVSAVQSWGADEVLLIPLYPQFSTTTTGSSIAAWNDACVTAGLRVPTTALCCFHSDDGYASATARMVQEAYDKARAELPAEIPLRILFSAHGLPESIVKSGDPYQWQVERSVAAVIAQLNIPELDAIVCFQSRVTPQKWIGPSTEDEIERAAKEKVAILISPIAFVSEHSETLVELDVEYREEAEHLGIPGYFRVPAQNSDPGFIAAMADLVQRTRASERSLCSFAGARQCPREHGDCPHARLKTMLEREPAKHKQNA; encoded by the coding sequence GTGCGCCCTTTTCTGGTCAATCTGTTCAGTGACCCGGCGATTCTGCGCGTTCCGGGCTTTGTCCGCCCCTGGCTCGCGAAGCTGATCGCCTGGCGGCGCACCAAGCCGGCACAGGAGAATTACGCGGTTCTCGGCGGCAAATCCCCCTTGCGCGAATTGACCGAGGAGCAGGGGCGCCATCTGGAAACGCTGTTGCATCAGCGCGATCCGGGCACGGATTACCGCTGCTTCGTGGCCATGCGCTATTGGCACCCGATGAGCGATGAAGCGGTGAGTGCCGTGCAATCCTGGGGCGCTGACGAGGTGCTGCTGATCCCGCTCTACCCGCAATTCTCCACGACGACGACGGGCTCCTCCATCGCCGCCTGGAATGATGCCTGTGTGACGGCGGGGCTGCGCGTGCCCACCACCGCACTGTGCTGTTTTCACTCGGATGATGGCTATGCCAGCGCCACCGCGCGCATGGTGCAGGAAGCCTATGACAAGGCGCGGGCCGAACTGCCCGCCGAAATTCCACTGCGCATCCTGTTTTCCGCCCATGGCCTGCCGGAAAGCATCGTCAAATCCGGTGATCCGTATCAGTGGCAGGTGGAGCGCAGCGTGGCCGCCGTCATCGCGCAGCTGAACATCCCCGAACTGGATGCGATCGTCTGCTTCCAGTCGCGCGTCACACCGCAGAAATGGATCGGCCCCTCGACCGAGGATGAAATCGAACGGGCGGCCAAGGAAAAGGTCGCCATCCTGATCAGCCCGATTGCCTTCGTCTCGGAGCACTCCGAGACGCTGGTCGAGCTGGATGTGGAGTATCGCGAGGAGGCGGAACACCTGGGAATTCCAGGTTATTTCCGTGTGCCGGCGCAAAACAGCGACCCTGGCTTCATTGCTGCCATGGCGGATCTCGTGCAGCGCACGCGCGCCTCGGAACGCAGCCTGTGCAGCTTTGCCGGCGCGCGCCAATGCCCGCGTGAACACGGCGATTGCCCGCATGCTCGCCTGAAGACGATGCTGGAGCGTGAGCCGGCCAAGCATAAGCAGAACGCCTAA